In the Malassezia vespertilionis chromosome 3, complete sequence genome, one interval contains:
- the NMD3 gene encoding ribosome-binding protein (COG:J; BUSCO:EOG09262CA4; EggNog:ENOG503NTWS): protein MEYHAPQAQGMVLCADCGVPIEPNNANLCINCLRNSVDITELIPKQAAINYCRNCERYLNPPNTWVIAALESRELLAICLKKLRGLKHVRLIDANFIWTEPHSKRLRVKLTVQKEVFSSTILQQVFEVEFIVQHGQCPDCTRLAAKNTWKAAVQVRQKVAHKRTFLYLEQVLLKYNAHRETVSVQEKKDGLDFFFVQRAHAIRLCEFFSSVAPIRISKSERLISSDVHTSQSNYKFTYSVEIAPICKDDLVCLPLPIARSLGNIGQMVLPYRISNVIKLVDPATLQLADVPSQKFWRDPFQALARIPEMVEFLVLDMEVTGGHGHGPHGQTMKKFTGADVQVSPLNSTQFGESDAVYHTRTHLGHILQPGDTVLGYLLTTANFNNAEWDALPSERKPDVVLVKKSYPDRKRRNKRNWKLKSIAKEAEDPNASENVFGRGALGRRGGLDSQRVERDYEMFLRELEEDEELRADVNLYRDEDKIAAMEAHRKRKEAKLARANRAPGAMEEDMDGDDDIDDGLTTDNETEYGSDEETPQIHLDELLDDLDEMNIEEGDEVVE from the exons ATGGAATATCATGCGCCACAGGCGCAGGGTATGGTTCTGTGCGCCGACTGCGGTGTACCGATCGAGCCGAACAATGCGAATCTATGTATAAACTGCCTAAGAAACAGTGTAGATATCACTGAGCTCATTCCGAAGCAGGCGGCTATCAATTACTGCCGCAACTGCGAGCGGTACCTTAACCCCCCCAATACGTGGGTcattgcggcgctggaaagcAGGGAGCTGCTCGCAATCTGCCTTAAAAAATTGCGCGGCCTGAAACACGTGCGTTTGATAGATGCCAACTTCATCTGGACGGagccgcacagcaagcgcttgcgcgtaAAGCTAACCGTCCAAAAAGAG GTTTTTTCCTCCACGATTTTGCAGCAGGTGTTTGAGGTGGAATTCATTGTCCAACACGGGCAGTGTCCCGactgcacgcgccttgcggcCAAGAATACGTGGAAAGCCGCAGTGCAGGTGCGCCAAAAAGTGGCACACAAACGCACATTCCTATACTTGGAGCAGGTGCTTCTCAAATACAATGCCCACCGCGAGACTGTCTCGGTTCAGGAAAAGAAAGACGGTCTGGATTTCTTctttgtccagcgcgcacacgccATCCGGCTCTGCGAATTTTTTTCGTCGGTCGCCCCGATACGGATTAGCAAGTCGGAGCGGCTTATTAGCTCAGACGTGCATACGAGCCAGAGCAACTACAAGTTTACGTACAGCGTCGAGATTGCGCCGATTTGCAAGGACGATCTCGTGTGCCTCCCGCTCCCGATTGCACGGTCCTTGGGCAATATTGGCCAGATGGTGCTGCCGTATCGAATCAGCAATGTGATCAAACTCGTCGACCCAGCAACACTTCAGCTCGCCGATGTGCCCTCGCAGAAATTCTGGCGCGATCCGTTccaggcgcttgcgcggaTCCCCGAAATGGTCGAGTTCCTCGTGCTCGATATGGAAGTCACGGGCGGCCATGGCCATGGGCCGCACGGTCAGACTATGAAAAAGTTTACCGGTGCAGATGTGCAAGTGTCGCCTTTGAACTCGACCCAATTTGGCGAGTCAGACGCTGTATACCACACACGTACGCACCTTGGCCACATCTTGCAACCGGGCGATACCGTGCTTGGCTATTTGTTGACCACGGCCAACTTCAATAATGCCGAGTGGGACGCACTGCCGTCGGAACGCAAACCCGATGTGGTGCTTGTGAAGAAGAGTTATCCCGACAggaagcgccgcaacaAGCGCAACTGGAAACTCAAGAGCATTGCCAAGGAAGCCGAGGATCCCAACGCAAGCGAGAATGTgtttggccgcggcgcattgggcCGTCGTGGTGGATTGGACTCGCAGCGTGTGGAGCGCGACTATGAAATGTTTTTGCGCGAActcgaggaggacgaggagctgcgtgcggaTGTGAATCTGTACCGCGACGAAGACAAGATCGCGGCAATGGAGGCAcaccgcaagcgcaaagaggcaaaactcgcgcgtgcgaaCCGTGCACCGGGTGCTATGGAAGAAGATATGGACGGCGATGACGACATTGACGACGGGCTTACTACGGATAACGAGACCGAGTACGGCTCCGACGAAGAGACGCCGCAGATCcacctcgacgagctcCTCGATGACCTGGATGAAATGAATATCGAGGAGGGCGATGAAGTAGTAGAGTAG